The Polynucleobacter necessarius genome window below encodes:
- a CDS encoding CvpA family protein encodes MDYLSTLKLTSVDYFTLVVLLVSAFVGISRGLLKEVLALASWFVAAWVAYHYSNYLSTEWLSTFHLDELLSLGVSFIILFVLTLIVCGLFGGVVQKIILSVGLSLTDRFLGLIFGVMRGGLVVVVVATLAALTPIPQSMAWKNAITRPAIDMATGLIKGWLPADWAKRLGDASPKVNPTITPKLTIGI; translated from the coding sequence ATGGACTACTTATCCACCCTCAAGCTAACATCGGTGGATTATTTCACCCTAGTGGTGCTCCTAGTATCAGCATTCGTTGGCATATCACGCGGTCTCTTGAAAGAGGTGCTTGCATTGGCAAGCTGGTTTGTTGCTGCATGGGTTGCCTATCACTACAGTAATTATCTCTCTACTGAATGGCTTTCAACATTTCATTTGGATGAGCTACTCAGTCTAGGCGTCAGTTTCATCATTTTGTTTGTACTGACGCTGATTGTCTGTGGTTTATTTGGTGGTGTCGTACAAAAAATTATCCTATCAGTTGGACTAAGCTTGACAGACCGTTTCTTAGGTTTAATATTCGGGGTAATGCGAGGTGGTTTGGTGGTGGTTGTGGTTGCTACTTTAGCTGCCCTCACACCGATTCCGCAGAGTATGGCTTGGAAAAATGCAATCACCAGACCAGCCATTGATATGGCAACTGGTTTAATCAAAGGTTGGCTCCCTGCTGACTGGGCTAAGCGATTGGGTGATGCAAGCCCAAAAGTTAACCCTACTATTACTCCTAAATTAACAATAGGAATCTAG
- a CDS encoding SPOR domain-containing protein — protein MIRLPSFFKRKTQSDDLDLGLRRGAYTANRAAPRSFQRAAEAEELALTEDPEQQRARHRLIGAAALVLIAVVGLPRILDSKPKSSPNDIAVNIVTSLPIPGSEARPEEKPKAEVVTEPAKEVPKVAVVPEAKVDSKAETKPEIKIESKPTTPTVNKSGALGLAAGEEVVAAPASPKADDAQKSAPANRSGKYVIQIGAFASEERTKGWIATLKEQKIPNYVLNKTGTDGAKLYVLRAGPYSDKDAAEAAEKKIKAMGLLPRLVESGKQ, from the coding sequence ATGATTCGTTTACCAAGCTTTTTTAAGCGCAAAACCCAGTCTGATGACCTTGATCTAGGTTTAAGAAGGGGAGCTTATACCGCCAATCGAGCAGCTCCACGGAGTTTTCAGCGCGCAGCTGAGGCTGAGGAGCTTGCCCTCACTGAAGATCCTGAACAACAAAGAGCTCGTCATCGCCTAATCGGTGCTGCTGCTTTAGTCCTGATTGCCGTAGTTGGTCTGCCGCGTATTTTGGATAGCAAGCCAAAGTCTTCACCAAACGATATTGCAGTGAATATTGTCACCAGCCTACCCATCCCTGGGTCCGAAGCAAGGCCTGAGGAAAAGCCTAAAGCCGAAGTGGTAACAGAGCCTGCTAAAGAAGTGCCAAAAGTTGCTGTGGTTCCTGAAGCAAAGGTGGACTCGAAGGCTGAGACCAAGCCTGAAATAAAGATTGAATCCAAACCAACAACACCGACTGTTAATAAATCTGGCGCCTTGGGCCTAGCTGCTGGAGAAGAGGTGGTTGCTGCTCCCGCAAGCCCAAAGGCAGATGATGCGCAAAAATCTGCCCCTGCAAATAGATCTGGTAAGTATGTTATCCAGATTGGCGCGTTCGCATCAGAAGAACGTACTAAGGGTTGGATCGCAACACTCAAAGAACAAAAGATACCAAACTACGTACTAAATAAAACGGGTACAGATGGAGCGAAGTTATATGTTCTGCGTGCAGGACCATACTCCGATAAAGATGCAGCAGAGGCTGCCGAAAAGAAAATTAAGGCGATGGGGCTTTTACCAAGACTCGTCGAATCCGGTAAGCAGTAA
- the folC gene encoding bifunctional tetrahydrofolate synthase/dihydrofolate synthase translates to MSLAHQAPILFSSLEVWLSHLETAHPVGIDMGLERINRVKAALNLHFDSPVITVAGTNGKGSTCAFLESILLASGYRVGCHTSPHLLKFNERARINGEDVKDGILLEHFAAVEKARVSLVDAPTLTYFEFTTLAIMHLFSNSNLDAVVLEVGMGGRLDAVNIVDADCAIVTSIDIDHADFLGGTREAIGLEKAGIFRPDHIAVCGDPVPPQSLIDHAEKLGCDLWLQGRDYNFQVDKQQWGWAGRNKRFSGLDYPALRGANQILNASAAVAALMALHQRLPVSAQDIRNGFALVELPGRFQVLPGQPTVVLDVAHNPHAAATLAQRLDQMGYYPYTYAIFGAMADKDIEGVIKPLLDIVDFWFCADLPTPRAATGKALAEKLEVMGVKPKNGADGGIEIFENPALAYQKALSQAGEGDRIVTFGSFYTVAGVMTYRNNQVH, encoded by the coding sequence TTGAGCTTAGCACATCAAGCCCCCATACTATTTTCTAGCCTCGAGGTGTGGCTTAGCCACCTCGAAACTGCGCACCCCGTTGGAATTGACATGGGGCTTGAGCGTATCAACCGCGTGAAGGCGGCTTTAAATCTCCATTTTGATTCTCCCGTAATCACTGTTGCTGGTACTAATGGCAAGGGATCCACCTGCGCTTTCTTGGAGAGTATTTTGCTGGCCTCTGGGTACCGAGTGGGTTGTCATACTTCGCCACATTTACTGAAATTTAATGAACGTGCTCGCATTAATGGTGAAGACGTGAAAGACGGTATCTTGCTTGAACACTTCGCTGCTGTAGAAAAAGCGCGAGTCAGCTTGGTTGATGCACCGACCTTAACCTATTTTGAATTCACCACTTTAGCAATCATGCATTTATTTTCTAACTCCAATTTGGATGCTGTGGTGTTGGAAGTAGGTATGGGGGGGCGTCTTGATGCTGTCAATATTGTTGATGCTGATTGCGCCATTGTTACCAGTATCGATATTGATCATGCTGATTTCTTGGGTGGAACACGTGAGGCTATTGGCCTTGAGAAGGCTGGAATCTTCCGTCCTGATCATATTGCAGTTTGCGGCGACCCTGTGCCACCACAATCTTTAATTGATCATGCAGAAAAGCTAGGCTGCGATCTTTGGTTACAAGGTCGTGATTACAACTTTCAAGTTGACAAGCAACAGTGGGGCTGGGCAGGCCGCAATAAGCGTTTTAGTGGTCTAGACTATCCTGCGCTGCGAGGTGCTAATCAAATATTGAATGCTTCTGCAGCTGTAGCGGCCTTAATGGCGCTTCATCAACGCCTACCTGTGAGCGCTCAAGATATTCGCAATGGCTTTGCTTTGGTAGAATTGCCCGGCCGTTTTCAAGTTCTCCCTGGCCAGCCTACAGTTGTCTTGGATGTTGCCCACAATCCCCATGCCGCAGCCACTTTGGCTCAGAGGCTCGATCAGATGGGTTACTACCCGTATACCTATGCGATTTTTGGCGCTATGGCTGACAAAGACATTGAAGGCGTTATTAAACCCCTCCTCGACATTGTGGACTTTTGGTTTTGTGCTGATTTACCGACTCCTAGGGCTGCCACAGGAAAGGCCTTGGCTGAGAAGCTTGAGGTGATGGGTGTGAAGCCGAAAAATGGGGCTGATGGAGGTATTGAAATCTTTGAAAATCCTGCATTAGCCTATCAAAAAGCGCTATCTCAGGCGGGTGAGGGTGATAGAATTGTGACCTTCGGATCCTTTTATACAGTTGCAGGCGTAATGACTTACCGAAACAACCAGGTTCATTGA
- the accD gene encoding acetyl-CoA carboxylase, carboxyltransferase subunit beta, translated as MSWIDKLLPPQIQHTDPANRKSVPEGLWVKCPGCETVLYSTDIEANLSVCPKCNHHMRIGARQRLDSLLDEKGRYEIGADIYPTDPLKFKDLKKYPARIKEANDASGESEALIVMGGKIETISVVAACFEFQYMGGSMGSVVGERFARGVQEAIDKHCAYICVTATGGARMQESLLSLFQMAKTNSMLTLLAKKGLPYISVLTDPTMGGISASFAFMGDVVMAEPKALIGFAGPRVIEQTVREKLPGGFQRSEFLMQKGGIDMIVDRRRMRGEIARLLALLQKLPEPAIAGSAAV; from the coding sequence ATGAGCTGGATAGATAAATTACTCCCACCCCAAATTCAACACACTGATCCTGCGAATCGCAAGTCGGTTCCTGAGGGATTGTGGGTTAAATGCCCAGGTTGCGAAACTGTTCTCTACAGTACTGATATTGAAGCGAACTTATCGGTTTGTCCTAAGTGCAACCATCACATGCGTATAGGTGCGCGTCAGCGTTTAGACAGTTTATTAGATGAAAAAGGTCGCTATGAAATTGGTGCTGACATCTATCCAACCGATCCCTTAAAGTTTAAAGACTTAAAAAAATACCCTGCTCGTATTAAGGAGGCCAACGATGCTTCTGGTGAGTCTGAAGCCTTAATTGTCATGGGTGGCAAGATTGAAACGATTTCAGTAGTTGCTGCCTGTTTTGAATTTCAATACATGGGCGGCTCAATGGGTTCCGTAGTGGGTGAGCGCTTTGCTCGCGGCGTACAAGAAGCGATTGATAAGCACTGTGCTTATATCTGCGTTACTGCTACGGGTGGTGCCCGTATGCAAGAGAGTTTGCTCTCGCTATTTCAGATGGCTAAGACTAACTCTATGTTGACTCTGTTAGCCAAAAAAGGCTTGCCCTATATCAGCGTATTGACCGACCCAACCATGGGCGGCATCTCCGCTAGTTTTGCCTTCATGGGCGATGTGGTGATGGCTGAACCAAAAGCATTGATTGGTTTTGCTGGCCCGCGCGTGATTGAGCAAACAGTGCGTGAGAAATTGCCAGGGGGATTTCAGCGCTCAGAGTTCTTGATGCAAAAGGGCGGTATTGACATGATTGTCGACCGTCGTCGGATGCGTGGCGAAATCGCTCGTCTGCTTGCTTTGTTGCAAAAGCTTCCTGAACCTGCAATTGCGGGTAGCGCAGCCGTTTAA
- the trpA gene encoding tryptophan synthase subunit alpha — protein MSKITALFKELKASGKKGLIPFITAGDPEPKQTVELMHALVRGGASIIELGVPFSDPMADGPVIQRSSERALTQGVTLHSCLEMVKEFRKQDATTPVVLMGYANPVEQMGTERFANDAKAAGVDGVLVVDYPPEECEDFAARMRVAGIDAIFLLAPTSSHNRIKEAAKIASAYIYYVSMRGVTGASHLNTQDVASIIPKIREETDIPIAVGFGISDAASAKAVSASADAVVIGSRILRLLEDALPDQAVQSLETFIREIRDALDS, from the coding sequence ATGTCAAAAATCACCGCACTCTTTAAGGAGTTAAAAGCTTCAGGTAAAAAGGGATTAATTCCGTTTATTACTGCTGGCGATCCTGAGCCAAAGCAAACTGTTGAATTGATGCATGCATTAGTTCGTGGTGGTGCTAGTATTATCGAATTAGGGGTGCCATTCTCAGATCCAATGGCTGATGGCCCAGTGATTCAAAGATCCTCTGAACGTGCTTTAACTCAAGGAGTTACTCTGCACAGTTGCTTAGAGATGGTAAAAGAGTTTCGCAAGCAAGACGCCACCACTCCGGTCGTGCTGATGGGTTATGCAAATCCCGTAGAGCAAATGGGAACAGAGCGCTTCGCAAATGATGCAAAAGCAGCAGGGGTTGATGGTGTTTTAGTAGTCGATTATCCTCCTGAAGAATGTGAAGATTTTGCTGCTCGTATGCGGGTTGCTGGAATTGACGCGATTTTCTTATTGGCACCAACTTCTTCCCATAATCGTATTAAGGAGGCAGCCAAAATAGCTTCTGCTTATATCTACTATGTTTCTATGCGTGGAGTGACTGGCGCATCCCATCTTAATACCCAGGATGTAGCTAGCATCATCCCTAAAATTCGCGAAGAAACTGATATTCCAATTGCTGTTGGCTTCGGAATCAGCGATGCAGCCAGTGCCAAGGCTGTATCTGCCAGTGCTGATGCTGTCGTGATTGGCAGTCGAATTCTTCGTCTTTTGGAGGATGCACTCCCTGACCAAGCGGTACAATCGCTTGAAACCTTCATTCGTGAGATTCGTGACGCATTGGATAGTTAA
- the trpB gene encoding tryptophan synthase subunit beta, producing the protein MYEKPDARGHFGPYGGVFVSETLMYALDELKEAYAKYQYDPEFIEEFHYELKHFVGRPTPVYHAKRWSEMLGGAQIYLKREDLNHTGAHKINNVIGQAMLAKRVGKPRIIAETGAGQHGVATATICARFGLDCMVYQGSVDVARQAQNVFRMKLLGAKVVPVESGTKTLKDALNEAMRDWVTNVDNTFYIIGTVAGPHPYPMMVRDFQSVIGEECKVQMPELTGRQPDFVLACVGGGSNAMGIFYPYIDTPEVKLVGVEAAGHGLGSGLHSAALCVGKPGVLHGNRTYLLQDENGQISDTHSVSAGMDYPGVGPEHAWLKDSGRADYVAITDEEALQAFHDCCRIEGIIPALESSHAIAYACKLAKILPKDKTILVNLSGRGDKDMHTVAQATGSEG; encoded by the coding sequence ATGTATGAAAAGCCAGATGCTCGAGGACACTTTGGTCCCTATGGTGGCGTGTTTGTTTCAGAGACATTGATGTATGCGTTGGATGAGCTGAAAGAAGCTTATGCTAAATATCAATACGACCCAGAATTCATCGAGGAGTTTCATTACGAACTAAAACACTTTGTTGGTAGACCAACTCCGGTTTATCACGCTAAACGTTGGAGCGAGATGTTGGGTGGTGCGCAGATTTATCTCAAGCGTGAAGATTTAAATCATACTGGCGCGCACAAGATTAACAACGTCATTGGCCAGGCAATGTTGGCTAAGCGTGTGGGTAAGCCTCGCATCATCGCTGAGACTGGCGCTGGCCAGCACGGCGTTGCTACTGCGACGATTTGTGCCCGTTTTGGCTTAGATTGCATGGTTTATCAAGGTTCAGTTGACGTTGCTCGTCAAGCTCAAAACGTGTTCCGTATGAAGTTGCTCGGCGCCAAAGTTGTTCCAGTTGAGTCTGGTACTAAAACCTTAAAAGATGCGCTAAATGAAGCAATGCGTGATTGGGTAACCAATGTAGATAATACTTTCTACATTATTGGTACTGTTGCAGGTCCACATCCTTATCCGATGATGGTTCGTGACTTCCAAAGCGTGATTGGTGAAGAGTGCAAAGTACAGATGCCAGAGTTGACCGGTCGTCAACCGGACTTTGTTTTAGCGTGTGTTGGTGGTGGCTCAAACGCGATGGGGATTTTTTATCCTTACATTGATACTCCAGAAGTGAAATTGGTTGGTGTTGAAGCTGCAGGGCATGGTCTTGGTAGTGGATTGCATTCTGCTGCGCTTTGCGTGGGTAAACCTGGTGTGCTTCACGGCAACCGTACTTATTTGCTTCAAGATGAAAATGGTCAAATCTCCGACACCCATTCTGTCTCTGCAGGCATGGACTATCCAGGAGTGGGCCCTGAGCACGCCTGGTTAAAAGATTCCGGCCGTGCAGACTATGTTGCAATTACTGACGAGGAAGCGTTGCAAGCGTTTCATGATTGCTGTCGGATTGAGGGCATCATTCCTGCGCTTGAGTCGTCGCATGCAATTGCTTACGCCTGCAAGCTAGCAAAGATCTTGCCAAAAGACAAAACAATCTTAGTTAATCTCTCGGGTCGTGGCGATAAAGATATGCATACCGTCGCTCAGGCCACTGGCTCTGAAGGTTAA
- a CDS encoding phosphoribosylanthranilate isomerase codes for MGLLTYSPGRTRVKICGLRTSADIDAAVAAGVDAVGFVFYPPSVRAVTPNIAAQLISRLPAGVDAVGLVVNASDEQFAAIRAAASITLWQFHGDETPERCAELAAGEQLWVKAARVGEGFAFDEFSIQYRDANAFLLDALVEGYGGGGVPFDWQGIPPQTWGSENAPRVVLSGGLNTHNVGEAIARLHPCAVDVSSGVESSRGVKDPALMTQFIQAVRAADAKASSQ; via the coding sequence ATGGGCTTACTGACATACTCTCCTGGACGAACGCGGGTCAAAATCTGTGGTTTAAGGACCTCGGCCGACATAGATGCAGCAGTTGCTGCAGGCGTTGATGCAGTCGGCTTTGTCTTTTACCCACCCAGTGTGAGGGCTGTCACCCCCAATATCGCTGCCCAGCTCATTTCTAGGCTCCCAGCAGGGGTGGATGCGGTTGGATTAGTAGTGAACGCTTCCGATGAGCAATTTGCAGCCATACGCGCTGCAGCATCGATCACTTTATGGCAATTTCATGGGGATGAGACCCCAGAGCGCTGTGCAGAGCTTGCAGCAGGCGAGCAGCTCTGGGTGAAGGCTGCCCGTGTGGGCGAAGGATTCGCTTTTGATGAATTTTCCATACAATATAGGGATGCAAACGCTTTTCTGCTGGATGCCCTCGTTGAGGGTTATGGTGGCGGAGGCGTTCCGTTTGATTGGCAAGGAATTCCACCACAGACATGGGGAAGCGAAAACGCGCCTCGGGTCGTTTTGAGTGGTGGGTTGAACACGCACAACGTGGGCGAGGCGATTGCTCGTCTACATCCTTGCGCGGTTGACGTCAGTAGCGGCGTTGAAAGTAGCAGGGGCGTGAAAGATCCTGCGCTCATGACTCAATTTATTCAAGCAGTGCGCGCAGCGGATGCGAAAGCATCATCCCAATAA
- the truA gene encoding tRNA pseudouridine(38-40) synthase TruA, whose amino-acid sequence MRIAFGLQYDGSPYCGWQTQVNHKTVQNELESAIAAFVGKQATAQLPIHTISAGRTDAGVHALGQVVHFDTKVEREDFSWVRGVNSFLPPSIVVNWAKPVPEEFSARFSVYEREYIYALQAGPCRSPMSHSRAGYFMLPPNLWLNVEAMKQSAKYLIGEHDFSSFRSSECQSKTPIKTIYSIEIISQQPWLYFRIRGNAFLQHMIRNIIGCFLQIGHGKQQPEWMAEVLAAQNRQIAAPTFMADGLYLTKISYPEEFAIPQPWLDNSWLPDELIGKQKK is encoded by the coding sequence ATGCGCATTGCCTTTGGCCTTCAATATGACGGAAGTCCCTACTGTGGCTGGCAAACACAAGTTAATCACAAAACAGTACAGAATGAGCTTGAGAGTGCGATTGCTGCTTTTGTCGGAAAACAGGCGACTGCACAGCTCCCAATACATACGATTAGCGCGGGCAGAACGGATGCGGGTGTACATGCCTTAGGGCAGGTGGTTCACTTTGATACCAAAGTTGAGCGAGAGGATTTTTCATGGGTAAGGGGGGTGAATTCATTTTTGCCTCCATCCATAGTCGTGAATTGGGCAAAGCCAGTTCCTGAAGAATTTAGTGCACGCTTTTCTGTATATGAGCGTGAATATATTTATGCACTTCAAGCAGGGCCTTGTCGTTCGCCGATGTCTCACTCGCGTGCGGGTTATTTCATGTTGCCGCCAAATCTGTGGCTCAATGTTGAGGCCATGAAGCAGTCTGCTAAATACTTAATTGGCGAACACGATTTCAGTTCATTTAGATCCTCGGAATGTCAAAGTAAGACGCCGATTAAAACGATTTATTCGATTGAAATCATTTCGCAACAGCCCTGGCTATATTTCAGAATACGGGGGAATGCCTTTTTACAGCACATGATCCGCAATATCATCGGTTGTTTTTTGCAGATCGGCCATGGAAAGCAACAGCCTGAATGGATGGCGGAAGTATTGGCTGCCCAAAATCGACAAATTGCCGCACCCACTTTTATGGCTGATGGCCTCTATTTGACCAAAATCAGCTATCCCGAAGAATTTGCTATTCCACAGCCTTGGCTGGATAACTCTTGGCTACCAGACGAGCTTATCGGTAAGCAAAAGAAATAA